One genomic segment of Gammaproteobacteria bacterium includes these proteins:
- a CDS encoding DUF2065 domain-containing protein produces MWDELLIATALILVIEGIMPFLSPAATREALARMAQADDRSLRTIGFVCMLAGAGMLYFLK; encoded by the coding sequence ATGTGGGATGAGTTGCTGATTGCAACAGCCCTAATTTTAGTAATTGAGGGTATAATGCCGTTCCTGAGTCCAGCTGCGACCCGGGAGGCGTTGGCGCGAATGGCGCAGGCGGATGACCGCAGTTTACGCACCATCGGTTTTGTGTGCATGCTCGCAGGTGCGGGAATGCTTTATTTTTTGAAATGA
- the hflC gene encoding protease modulator HflC, whose product MGASIRILGTILVVVGVIASFSMFTVDEREKAIMFRLGEIVQTEFEPGLHFKLPIVNNVRKFDSRILTLDSAPEEYLTSEKKNVNVDSFVKWRIVNASAFYKTMGGDERRAGTRIEQIIKDGLRNEVGKRTIQEAVSGERGQIMNNIQINGNRQVKDFGIEIVDVRIKRIDLPKGVSESVYRRMEAERAQVAKDFRSRGAEESERIRADSDRQREIIVAEAYRDAEQIRGQGDAKATKIFAMAHNKDPEFYAFYRSLDAYRASFSQKTDVMVVQPDAEFFKYFNKASGR is encoded by the coding sequence ATGGGAGCAAGTATTCGTATACTCGGTACTATACTGGTCGTGGTTGGTGTAATCGCCTCGTTTTCCATGTTTACTGTGGACGAGCGTGAAAAGGCCATCATGTTCCGTTTGGGTGAAATCGTGCAGACAGAATTTGAACCCGGTCTGCACTTCAAGCTGCCCATTGTCAACAACGTGCGCAAGTTTGACTCGCGTATTTTGACGCTGGATTCTGCCCCGGAAGAATATCTGACCAGCGAGAAGAAAAACGTCAACGTCGATTCGTTTGTGAAATGGCGAATTGTGAATGCGTCGGCTTTCTACAAAACCATGGGTGGTGACGAGCGCCGTGCGGGTACCCGTATCGAGCAGATCATCAAGGACGGTTTGCGTAACGAAGTCGGTAAGCGCACCATTCAGGAAGCGGTTTCCGGTGAGCGTGGCCAGATCATGAATAACATTCAGATCAACGGCAATCGTCAGGTGAAAGATTTCGGTATCGAAATCGTCGACGTGCGCATCAAGCGTATTGACCTGCCCAAGGGCGTGAGTGAATCGGTTTACCGTCGGATGGAAGCAGAGCGTGCCCAGGTAGCCAAGGACTTCCGCTCACGCGGTGCCGAGGAATCTGAGCGTATTCGTGCGGATTCTGACAGGCAGCGTGAGATCATCGTGGCTGAAGCCTATCGTGATGCGGAACAGATTCGCGGTCAGGGTGATGCCAAAGCGACCAAGATCTTTGCCATGGCGCACAACAAGGATCCAGAGTTTTACGCGTTTTACCGCAGCCTGGACGCCTACCGTGCGTCGTTTAGTCAGAAAACCGACGTGATGGTGGTTCAGCCGGACGCGGAATTCTTTAAGTACTTTAACAAGGCCAGCGGCAGATAA
- the hflK gene encoding FtsH protease activity modulator HflK — MAWNEPGGSGKKDPWGGGGGPGKDQGPPDLDAVIKNFQDKLSGMFGGKKGGGSSGGSNSSGGGMSSLFTLIIGVVLVVWALSGVYIVDSAERGVVTRFGAYSDTTMPGPHWHLPFPFERVEVVDVEQNRTVEIGFRENSGSHRLVTIPQEALMLTQDENIVDIKFAVQYQVGDAKNYLFNVRDADETLRHATESAVREVIGKAKMDFVLTEGQSDIADRVETGLQQILDRYQTGLLVTSVNLQSAQPPEEVRDAFEDAIKAREDQQRLINEAKAYSSDIIPKARGNAARQLEEANAYKERIVAQAEGEASRFDQLVAEYKRAPQVTRQRLYIDTMQSVMQSTSKVMVDVKGGNSMLYLPLDKIMSASGQPIQVMPSPPVSANPPAPQPEQGARDNLRSRTGR, encoded by the coding sequence ATGGCCTGGAATGAACCTGGCGGATCGGGTAAGAAGGACCCCTGGGGTGGTGGCGGTGGTCCTGGTAAGGATCAAGGTCCCCCGGATCTGGATGCCGTGATAAAAAATTTCCAAGACAAACTGTCTGGCATGTTTGGTGGTAAAAAAGGTGGCGGCTCTTCGGGTGGTTCCAATTCATCCGGTGGTGGCATGTCCAGCCTGTTTACGCTGATCATTGGCGTGGTACTGGTGGTCTGGGCGCTGTCCGGCGTGTACATCGTGGATTCTGCGGAGCGTGGTGTTGTGACGCGTTTCGGTGCGTATTCGGATACCACGATGCCTGGACCACACTGGCATTTGCCGTTCCCGTTTGAACGCGTTGAAGTGGTCGACGTTGAGCAAAACCGCACGGTTGAAATCGGTTTCCGTGAAAATAGCGGCTCACATCGTCTGGTGACTATTCCTCAGGAAGCTTTGATGCTGACTCAGGATGAAAACATCGTCGACATCAAGTTTGCGGTTCAGTACCAAGTTGGGGATGCCAAGAATTACCTGTTCAATGTACGTGATGCAGACGAAACATTGCGTCATGCAACCGAGAGCGCGGTTCGCGAAGTGATTGGTAAAGCCAAAATGGATTTCGTATTGACCGAAGGTCAAAGCGATATCGCTGATCGCGTCGAAACGGGTTTGCAGCAAATTCTGGATCGCTATCAGACAGGTTTGCTGGTAACCAGCGTGAACTTGCAAAGTGCCCAGCCGCCTGAAGAGGTGCGTGATGCATTTGAAGATGCCATCAAGGCGCGCGAGGATCAACAACGCTTGATCAACGAAGCAAAAGCGTACTCCAGCGATATCATTCCAAAAGCGCGCGGTAACGCTGCTCGCCAATTGGAAGAAGCCAATGCATACAAAGAACGTATTGTGGCTCAGGCTGAAGGTGAGGCGTCCCGCTTCGATCAGTTGGTGGCAGAGTACAAGCGCGCACCGCAGGTGACTCGTCAGCGTCTGTATATCGATACAATGCAGTCAGTGATGCAGTCCACCAGCAAGGTCATGGTGGATGTTAAAGGTGGCAACAGCATGTTGTACCTGCCGTTGGACAAAATCATGTCTGCGTCAGGCCAACCGATTCAGGTGATGCCATCACCGCCGGTCAGTGCCAACCCACCAGCACCGCAGCCTGAACAGGGTGCTCGCGATAATTTACGTAGCAGAACAGGACGCTAA
- the hflX gene encoding GTPase HflX has product MFERPQAGEKAILVHLTITSFDEEGDVSEFEQLAISAGAQPLQVVTGTRAGPDPKFFIGKGKAEEIAELVKTLAAEVVIFDHSLSPAQERNLERLFQCRVLDRTGLILDIFAQRARSFEGKLQVELAQLQHLSTRLVRGWTHLERQKGGIGLRGPGETQLETDRRLLGARIKQINKRLEKVQRQRDQGRRARTRAEMPTVSLVGYTNAGKSTLFNAVTGSQVYAADQLFATLDPTLRRLDLADAGPAVLADTVGFVRKLPHDLVAAFRSTLEETREADLLLHVIDAADPEHLERIKQVNEVLRDIGADEVPQIQVYNKIDLIENAKPHIDYNEDGKPSRVWLSAAKAQGLDVLVDALKEYFAPGIRHCWVTLPHQAGKVRAALYEQNLVISEQLDEQGRCVLEVKAQPQTLERILPADAQVNEKYPPNAGTALAGEG; this is encoded by the coding sequence TTGTTTGAGCGCCCCCAGGCCGGTGAAAAGGCCATTCTAGTTCATCTCACGATTACCTCATTTGACGAAGAAGGCGACGTTTCGGAATTCGAACAGCTCGCCATCTCTGCGGGCGCGCAGCCGTTGCAAGTGGTGACTGGCACGCGTGCTGGTCCAGACCCCAAGTTTTTTATTGGCAAAGGCAAGGCTGAAGAAATTGCCGAGCTGGTGAAAACACTGGCGGCGGAAGTGGTGATTTTTGACCACTCACTGTCTCCGGCGCAGGAACGAAATTTGGAGCGTTTGTTTCAGTGTCGGGTGTTGGATCGCACCGGCTTGATTCTGGATATTTTTGCCCAGCGAGCACGCTCGTTTGAGGGTAAATTGCAGGTTGAGCTGGCTCAGTTGCAGCATTTGTCGACGCGACTGGTGCGTGGCTGGACGCATCTTGAGCGACAAAAAGGTGGTATCGGTCTGCGTGGTCCGGGTGAAACTCAGCTGGAAACGGATCGTCGTTTGTTGGGCGCGCGCATTAAGCAGATCAACAAGCGCCTGGAAAAAGTGCAGCGACAGCGGGATCAGGGTAGGCGAGCACGTACTCGCGCCGAGATGCCCACCGTTTCACTGGTGGGCTACACCAATGCGGGCAAATCTACCCTGTTCAACGCGGTGACGGGTTCGCAGGTGTACGCGGCAGACCAGCTGTTTGCCACGCTGGACCCGACCTTGCGCCGGCTGGATCTGGCTGATGCAGGGCCGGCGGTGTTGGCGGACACGGTGGGGTTCGTGCGCAAGTTGCCACACGATCTGGTGGCGGCGTTTCGTTCTACCCTGGAGGAAACCCGCGAAGCTGATTTGTTGCTGCATGTTATCGATGCGGCTGATCCGGAGCACCTGGAGAGGATCAAGCAGGTCAACGAAGTATTGCGGGACATAGGCGCTGACGAGGTTCCGCAGATACAGGTTTATAACAAAATCGATTTGATTGAAAACGCCAAACCGCATATTGATTACAACGAGGATGGTAAGCCTAGTCGGGTGTGGTTGTCGGCGGCCAAGGCGCAGGGGCTGGATGTATTGGTCGATGCGCTCAAGGAATATTTTGCTCCGGGCATTCGTCATTGTTGGGTGACGTTGCCGCATCAAGCAGGTAAGGTACGTGCTGCACTTTACGAACAAAACCTGGTCATATCTGAACAGCTAGATGAACAAGGGCGCTGCGTGCTGGAGGTCAAAGCTCAGCCGCAAACGCTTGAAAGAATTCTTCCCGCCGATGCGCAAGTGAATGAAAAATATCCGCCTAATGCGGGTACGGCGCTTGCGGGTGAGGGGTAA
- the hfq gene encoding RNA chaperone Hfq — protein MSKGQSLQDPFLNMLRKEKIPVSIYLVNGIKLQGQVDSFDQFVVLLKNTVSQMVYKHAISTVVPARNIRLTGTEDSSSDSAD, from the coding sequence ATGTCAAAAGGGCAGAGTTTGCAAGACCCTTTTCTGAATATGCTTAGAAAAGAGAAGATTCCTGTTTCCATCTATCTGGTGAACGGAATCAAGCTCCAGGGCCAGGTCGATTCATTCGATCAGTTTGTGGTGCTGCTGAAAAACACGGTCAGCCAGATGGTGTACAAACACGCCATTTCCACCGTCGTTCCTGCGCGTAATATTCGCCTGACCGGTACCGAGGATTCTTCATCTGATTCTGCCGATTAA
- the miaA gene encoding tRNA (adenosine(37)-N6)-dimethylallyltransferase MiaA, producing the protein MSDRPRIVFLKGPTASGKTAAAVELVQRLPMEIISVDSALVYRGMDVGTSKPDAGLLAKAPHRLINMVEPTEAYSAAQFRADALREIEDILAQGKTPLLVGGTMLYFKALAEGLSPLPTADEAVRARLEAVLAEQGLAVLHQRLCQVDPESGQRIHPNDPQRIVRALEVFELTGRPMSELWREQQEQSLPYEVINLALVPEDRAILHERIGIRFDQMLADGLVDEVRRLRELPGMSPDLPSMRSVGYRQAWQYLDGELEYEQMRMDGIVATRRLAKRQLTWLRGEKDLECLDMMAANLLDQLLLKVSPACNQSR; encoded by the coding sequence ATGTCTGACCGTCCCCGCATTGTTTTTCTCAAAGGCCCTACCGCTTCGGGCAAAACCGCTGCGGCTGTTGAGCTGGTTCAGCGCCTGCCCATGGAAATCATCAGTGTTGATTCTGCGCTGGTCTATCGGGGGATGGATGTGGGCACGTCCAAACCGGACGCTGGCTTGCTGGCCAAGGCGCCGCACCGCTTGATTAATATGGTAGAGCCCACCGAGGCGTATTCTGCCGCGCAGTTTCGCGCCGATGCGCTGCGTGAGATTGAAGATATTTTGGCGCAAGGCAAAACGCCGTTGTTGGTGGGTGGGACCATGTTGTACTTCAAGGCGCTGGCTGAAGGCTTGTCGCCATTGCCTACCGCAGACGAGGCGGTGCGCGCCCGGCTGGAGGCCGTGTTGGCCGAGCAGGGCTTGGCGGTGCTGCATCAGCGTCTGTGCCAGGTTGATCCCGAATCGGGGCAGCGCATTCATCCCAATGACCCGCAGCGGATTGTGCGTGCGCTGGAGGTGTTTGAGCTGACCGGTCGGCCAATGAGTGAGCTGTGGCGTGAGCAGCAGGAGCAGAGCCTGCCATATGAAGTGATCAATCTGGCGCTGGTGCCGGAAGATCGCGCAATTTTGCATGAGCGAATTGGTATTCGATTTGATCAAATGTTGGCCGATGGGCTGGTGGATGAAGTTCGGCGCTTGCGTGAGTTGCCGGGAATGTCGCCGGACTTGCCGTCGATGCGCAGCGTGGGTTATCGCCAGGCGTGGCAGTATCTGGATGGCGAGCTGGAATACGAACAAATGCGCATGGATGGCATTGTCGCCACGCGGCGTCTGGCCAAGCGGCAGTTGACCTGGTTGCGGGGCGAAAAGGACCTGGAATGTCTGGATATGATGGCGGCAAATCTGCTGGATCAGTTGTTGTTGAAGGTTAGTCCAGCCTGTAATCAGTCGCGCTAA
- a CDS encoding zf-TFIIB domain-containing protein has translation MQCPVCKNVSLVISERQSIEIDYCPQCRGVWLDRGELDKIIERASSVAEVAESRAVPHAKSHEKQHQEHRDYDDDRHSGHGYRKKKRSGFLGELFDFD, from the coding sequence ATGCAATGTCCTGTGTGCAAAAATGTAAGTCTGGTTATCTCTGAGAGGCAAAGTATAGAAATTGACTATTGTCCTCAGTGCCGGGGCGTTTGGCTTGATCGTGGCGAGCTGGACAAGATTATTGAGCGCGCGTCTTCAGTGGCGGAAGTGGCAGAGAGTCGGGCAGTGCCGCACGCCAAGTCACACGAAAAGCAGCATCAAGAGCATAGGGATTATGATGATGACAGGCACTCTGGTCATGGCTACAGGAAAAAGAAAAGGAGTGGCTTTCTAGGTGAGTTGTTTGACTTTGATTGA